A window of Ovis canadensis isolate MfBH-ARS-UI-01 breed Bighorn chromosome X, ARS-UI_OviCan_v2, whole genome shotgun sequence contains these coding sequences:
- the LOC138931196 gene encoding endogenous retrovirus group K member 19 Env polyprotein-like, with product MPKRRAGFRKGWYARRRNSLTYQMHLMTLSEPTSELPTQRQIEALMRYAWNEAHVQPPVTPTNILIMLLLLLRRIQNGAAAAFWEYIPDPPMIQSLGWDKEIVPVYVNDTSLLGGKSDIHISPQQANISFYGLTTQYPMCFSYQLQHPHCIQVPADISYPRVTISGIDEKTGKRSYRDGTGPLDVPFCDKHLSIGIRIDTPWTLCRARVASVYNINNANATLLWDWAPGGTPDFPEYRGQHPPILSVNTAHIYQTELWKLLAAFGHGNSLYLPPNISGSKYGNVGVTGFLYPRACVPYPFMLIQGHVEITLSLNIYHLNCSNCILTNCIRGVAKGEQVIIVKHFA from the coding sequence ATGCCAAAGCGCCGCGCTGGATTCCGGAAAGGCTGGTACGCGCGGCGGAGGAACTCCCTGACATATCAAATGCATCTCATGACACTGAGCGAGCCCACGAGTGAGCTGCCTACCCAAAGGCAGATTGAGGCGTTGATGCGATATGCTTGGAATGAGGCTCATGTACAACCTCCAGTGACACCTACTAATATACTgatcatgttattattattgttacggCGGATACAAAACGGGGCGGCTGCGGCTTTTTGGGAATACATTCCCGATCCGCCTATGATTCAATCCTTAGGATGGGACAAAGAAATAGTACCTGTATATGTCAATGATACAAGtcttttaggaggaaaatcagatattcacatttctcctcagcaagccaatatttctttttatggtcTTACTACACAATATCCTATGTGCTTTTCTTATCAATTACAGCATCCTCACTGTATACAGGTGCCAGCTGATATATCCTATCCTCGAGTGACTATTTCTGGCATTGATGAAAAAACCGGAAAGAGATCGTACCGTGACGGAACCGGACCTCTCGACGTTCCGTTTTGTGACAAACATTTAAGCATCGGCATAAGAATAGACACTCCTTGGACTTTATGTCGAGCACGGGTCGCATCGGTGtacaacatcaacaatgccaaTGCCACCCTTTTATGGGACTGGGCACCTGGGggaacacctgatttccccgaatATCGAGGACAGCATCCACCCATTCTCTCTGTAAACACTGCTCATATATATCAAACAGAACTATGGAAACTTTTGGCTGCTTTTGGTCATGGCAATAGTCTATATTTACCACCCAATATTAGTGGGAGTAAATATGGTAATGTAGGAGTTACGGGGTTTTTATATCCCCGAGCTTGTGTCCCTTACCCATTCATGTTGATACAAGGCCATGTGGAAATAACGCTGtcattgaatatttatcatttaaattgttcTAATTGTATACTTACTAATTGCATTAGAGGTGTTGCCAAAGGAGAACAAGTTATAATAGTAAAACATTTCGCATGA